GTTTTTGAAGGTCATGTCCAACCTCATCTTGGGAACTTGGGGAACAGCATTATTTTCGaattttccattggaaattgTGACAAATGGGGTCGTTTATGTGCAAACTCTAcctccgccacccaggccagggccagcaggaccgccacaaggcccccagagccagagagcagggaggcatgggggaaagagagtgcctccccagcccaaccaggagagcagcccccccgcagcgccaggagggcccaacgccgggccccacccgagaggggtgcccacagccccagacgagcacctcatcaccacccaggggtattggcatccccccgcccaaccccaggtacgagccaggaccccccaagggagacccgctccgcactccaggcagccatccaccagtcccacggttggtccagaaaggtgcaagacaggggccagcccccccgcccaggaggggggcaccccagGGAGAAGGGGGCCGACAAGGGTTGTTGTAGACATGGCCCGACCATGCTCGGCCACAGATGGAAATTGGCGAGGTCCAGCACCCggcggcaaggaccagaacccaccccacagggacacggacacccccggctcagatgtggTAGGATCCCCGGCTTCaggccttgccagaaagctcagggatccctctccctgcgtggggGGAgggcaccgccgggcccaggaaaccggcacccgggggacacggccgccgttgccaagggccctgCACGCCCCACcggggatggggtaggggacagatggtccaaggtcccaccttccttgcgaaatgactgtgtgcgtgtgtgttagtgagggtgtgtgtgcgcatgtgtgtgtgttaatgttgGAATGTACATTTTGAGGggggaagggtgtgtgtacaaagggggtgcagttataattggcaggtagggcactgaggggacatttCCTGAtaactcacagtgatgtcccatcaccctccccaccaaggggccctaaatgtctaaggtgcagttacaattagcgggtagggtgctaaaaggacatctgctgcttgctggcagtgatgtccaagcaccccccctaccaagggccctacatgtctaaggtgcaaacaAAACCGAGAGTGAAGGGGGGGCtcattccatacggcaaccatgggagggggaccactgccaagtagcgcccccccccccaaggcgcaacgcaggctaaaccccccaccccctcaccctaatatgagattatatgaggaaagGGGTaaattggggacagctggtagactgtcccccggtggtcaaacagcccccccccccccccccccccccagcaacgCGCCCAGGAcccccagccccggggccccatcCACGAGGCGTATTTTACATAAATCGCGCAGCTGCAAAGAAAGgcaggaaaatgtaaaaaaaaaggcgccaacatcctccaaacttaccttgtgattTATGTTtaagttcttcatcttttttcttctttcttttatcAGCGCCCAATGGATAAAGTCTCTTTGGCATGGTGTTCTCTTGTGGTCGCTTTGAGCAATGTGACAAAATGCACTCTTAAATGCATACTATGCCAGGCTCGAATGcaatgatgttgaccaatcgttgctaaaAGTGGCAAAGCGTCATTGATTGGGTTGCCAGagtggttcaggtgtgttgaagggGGGATCATTAAAGCGCAGGCAACATTCTTGTGCACAACATTTAGAGCCAGTGATGAAAGCCAGGCAAGGAAAAattccctgaacttttctttgagcgatatggtgGGCGAGGAGcgaaatatttgaaaaacacatgGTCTTAGATGCTTTCTGgtacattctggcagctagttattcacttcttaatcAAGAAACTAATGGAATcctaaactgttcataattaaataaataaatatttaattaaataaataaatgtgacctcatgcaaatacacagtcaaccaataaatctctcataaatatataaaaagaccatgaaatggtgaaaaacctgcacactgattttaaattagccattatattattcaatatatttcattttgctttaaaaacctgttcattattttaaaaaagcattttaaaatattcattttattcatgttgaatattattataattctacttcttttttcagaaccttggatttcaaaatcaatattttccaaagtagctttgtttttatttcatgttgctgtttttcagaatggcttatttatttcatgaagagctttttcagcagaatgagttcatctgtcaatcaaaccagacaaggcggagacacttttatgattggctactcctttactcagacatgagcagcagcaccctgactacatcgaaCGGAGATGCTTCAGCAAACGTGACGGCGTAATGCccacccctcaacactagggggggGTATGCACCTCAACAATCGAGTGACGCTCCAAACCCAATTTATAGCTGGCGGGTTACGAGCCGAGAGAAAAATGGCTGCTGGAGATAAGTCCGTTTCGGAGTTGCTAAGAGAGGTTGCTAATCGTTTAGACAGCAACACTGTGCAATTACCTGAAACAATAATACCTCAGCAGACAACTTTTGATCAAGACTCTGCCCAAAGTTCCCGTCACAACAGTCCAGCGGGAGCGTTACCAAACGCTAATGCTAGCGGCAACCACCATCGTCGTGCCCACACTAGTTTGAACCCAGTACAAGGTAAGGGCGTTTAAAATAATATGTTGGGGGGTATGTTTATCTTCTGAGCAGATGAAAGTGTTTAACAGCTCAGAGATTTAGGGTGAGGAActatttttcttgtttacttgttttaacccttgtgctatgacccccccccccccttccattgacgtgttctccctaccatgacaaaggtggataaagttggaaagatttcatgtaatccatggacaccagtgaagatcacaaatcattgaagaaaaaaggttcagagcactgtctagtgggtctagatgacccaactcccaatgttaaagtgcctaggatggcacaagggttaaagaaaacgTGTTAAGAGAAATTATGTCTGTGATTGATTATGAAAACTGGCCAATCATGCAAAAAAGAGGATGATTATAGTTCAACATAAACTCTAAGCTTAGTGAATTGATTTTCAAAGAGAACCTCTGCCACACAGAGCAGAACAAATTCCTGACTGACTACATCATCAATGCATAatgtacaaatgaacaaaaacatatataaaaacaattttgaaaaaaagccaagattggaaaattaaattaaaatgtttttataggtTGTTCATAGTTTTAagtgttctttctttcttttaaagctgAGGTTGCAAGACTATTCGCCCCGTACAGACAAAGATCTTCCTCAACATCATTGTCATCTTTGACCCCACCATCTTCCAAGAAGAAACCCAACTgcttcacatacacacactcattCTTCTGCTTGAGTGATCACATGTCAGACACAGTGCCATCCAAAACATCCAAGTTTGAATTAACCGCAGCTGGACTTGGGGAGAGACGGATTTCTTTTCAAGGTATTTTGGTAGTTTAGCTGTTAAACTTAGGTTGGAAATTATCAACATAAATatatttgacttattttattatttggggATGCATTTATTTTGCAGTAAGGGATGatgatccacacattttcaaATCAACTATTGAGGAGAACTTCCCTCAGCTGAAAGACACAGGAGGGTTTGAACTGCTGCGAATCTCTGGCACAACCAGAAGCCGTAACCTGGGCTTGATCCCATGTCCAGACACTGGATATACAGTGAGATATATCCGCAGCCCCATATGTGGAATTGGACAGGCAACAATTTACATAAGACCTCTGCAGAAGAGTATTCCTGTGGACGATGTGAGTAATAAATGGGGTTACAAATGGTTATATCTTTCTTAATGTGTTGGTTTTATGTAGTTGAGTGGCAAGTAACAGGGCAGCTACaattttatgataaaaaaatgtcagagacATTGAATCTATCAGTATTTTCATTCACCAAATCAACTAGTTGCATTGACAAACTATTCACATTCacattgtttttgtaataatCAGAGGatcatttcttttctcttttttgcagGGCTCCTTTATACTCCAGCAACAAGGGCCCCTCACAAAATGTCTAAGTTGTCACACAGACattcctttaaataaaatgaaaacccaCATTATCAACTGCAAAAGGTAgacacattttgtttcaattttttattaaagcgtttgtaaaaaataaaatttattatatatattgtaTGTATATCTGAATGTTAAAACCTTTGTTTATTCTCATCACAGTCCATTGAGTGAGACAGCACCTCAGTTGGAAACAGATGCCCAGGTTAGGCAGAATAATAATTCCATGATAGGGATAGAGGTGCCATCCTGTAGCTACAGCAATGCCCAGAATATTTGCAACGAAGCAGAAGAATTAGATGTTACCATTTTGGATCCTGACATTGTGCCAGTTAGAGCAGTGCATTCTTCAGATGAAATGGTACTGCAGGAAGCAGCAACTCAACCAGAAGGAGAAAAGTCAAGTGCAGGGGAAGCACCAGGTAGCTGAAACACAAAATGTAGCTAGGGACATATTCTGTAAACTACTTGGCTCAGTATACACAACTAGTGATGAAATAATTGTGCTTATTAATTTTAGTTATCTACACAAATGACTGTCTTTCAGAGTGGAAATGTGAACCAGATGGAACCAAAGCTGCCAGTCTCTACAAGTCCAACCTACTGTCACAGCATGAGACCAGGAAGGCAGTTGTACTGCAAATGGATTTGAGGGAAAGTACTGAGGATCAAGAGAGATCCCTTCTCTCCTTTTACAAAGTCCCAAAGGTAGAGTGGGCAAGCCCTGTCTGCTGCAAACTGCAAGGTAATGtcacacaaatgaaaaataataagtAGATGGaaatatgtttaattttttgttgatttaatcTTTATTTCTCCAGGGGATGCTGCTGTTGGGGAAGGGGTGAAGAGATTCTTCTTCTCAAAAATAATGTCCCTTATTCAGTTTGGCTTTCATTTGAACTTTGGTATGTATTTTACTGTCACATCAAAATCTAAATGTATGTATTTCACTATAACACAAAAATAGTGTAGTCTAAAATGTGAATACTTCATTTTGGGGTTTTGTTCCACCATAAATAGTTAAGAGAGTAAATCATAGTTTAAGATTTTATTTACATGATAATTCACCTTTACTATGTGCAGGGAACACAGATGTTTCAAGACTGTTTGATGGTGAACCAGATCATCTGACTCCATCCACCTCCCAAACCTTGTTGGAGAGTGACATGTTCTTGGTGGCAGGtcagaaattgtttttattttaatgaaatgcCATAAGTAGTTAGAAAAAAACCCAATAAAAAGCTGTGATTTTGGTATTAAGCATACCTATCCAACTGCTAGTAAACACAAATCTCAGCTAATCACATGGCAACAATTCAATACATTTAGGAATGTAGAAATGGTAAAGACAATCTGTTGCGGTTCAAACCGATcgtcagaatggagaagaaaggtgattgaagtgacctTGAACATGACAAGATtattggtgccagacgggctggtctgagtgtTTCAGAAACTGTAGATAAACTGGGATTTTCAACCACTATCAGGATTAAACTAACAGGAGACAATAGTATTCGACAATTCATgtctctgcaggtaaacaaattTAGTGTTGCTGTTTAGATTAATTTTTGATGAATTACAACATACTAGATTTACTGTACAAAATTATTAACAGCAGTTTTGAAGGTttgcttttttaactttgtaTTAATGTACTAAATATGCACACTTGTGTATATActgtttgtgtgatttttttttttgtattacgatgttttttattacttttcccTTCCTTGCTGTTCTTGCACTGATGGTGATGCTTAAATCTCATTGtactatgcacaatgacaataaagcca
The sequence above is a segment of the Oryzias latipes chromosome 1, ASM223467v1 genome. Coding sequences within it:
- the LOC105358285 gene encoding uncharacterized protein LOC105358285; this encodes MHLNNRVTLQTQFIAGGLRAERKMAAGDKSVSELLREVANRLDSNTVQLPETIIPQQTTFDQDSAQSSRHNSPAGALPNANASGNHHRRAHTSLNPVQAEVARLFAPYRQRSSSTSLSSLTPPSSKKKPNCFTYTHSFFCLSDHMSDTVPSKTSKFELTAAGLGERRISFQVRDDDPHIFKSTIEENFPQLKDTGGFELLRISGTTRSRNLGLIPCPDTGYTVRYIRSPICGIGQATIYIRPLQKSIPVDDGSFILQQQGPLTKCLSCHTDIPLNKMKTHIINCKSPLSETAPQLETDAQVRQNNNSMIGIEVPSCSYSNAQNICNEAEELDVTILDPDIVPVRAVHSSDEMVLQEAATQPEGEKSSAGEAPEWKCEPDGTKAASLYKSNLLSQHETRKAVVLQMDLRESTEDQERSLLSFYKVPKVEWASPVCCKLQGDAAVGEGVKRFFFSKIMSLIQFGFHLNFGNTDVSRLFDGEPDHLTPSTSQTLLESDMFLVAGRMMGHAFLHGGPCLSGISPAIIHVLFGGSPETVTVQIKDCPDIDIRTTIQLLEGTADLTEQEKASVLELALSWDLPGVSQTNRKWLCERLLFHAVITRTSRQVKQLRKGLKETMVWPLLTERPDIIPLFLPRDSETAPSGESILERIVWPGKELDDDDDDDECSLEDQCRVAGYLRSFIENASCEQRKALLKFWTGWEVLPREITVEVVNDQTLPKSSTCFEVLRIPAHYQNYESFLVDMQACLTSSDTGFGLV